CCCTCTTACTTCGCTCTCTGCCCACAGTGCACCTGAAACTGAAGGAAAAATCTTTCAGAAATTGACGAGCATAGTTAGCCTTTCACAAACATATACGTTATAATATATATCAATGTTCACAGGGGAGTCCGCCCAATCCTTGTCTTAAGTCTATTGAATTCCACCTAGATTGCGATGAGAGACAGATACTGTACACCGTCCCTCACCATCTGCACAGGTCGTTCCAAAGCGCTTCCCAGCCAATGACGGTGGGAATTGTGAAGAATGATGTTTTGAAGATGGAGCCTATTGCAATTGGAAGGCGCTGTCTCGGGagtcttggtgagttgctgcagtgcatcgtGCTGATGGTGCAAACTGCTGCTACTCTTCATCAGTGGGGGAGGTTGAAGATGGGGTGTCTATCAAGCGCGATGCTGGGTCATGACAGACCAAGCACAAGTTCTCAGCGAAACTGTGGCCTCGGCCACGCTTGGCCTCGCCGCTGTAAACCATTCTGACTGTCTTCTGGACTTCCCCTCTGAACGTCTGCACAACTACCAGGAGTTGCATTTCAAAATTCACTTTGACAAATGAAAGGGTAATACTTTATGGAGTGACGGCCAAGTAGATTCACTTTAATTTTGTGAGATTACTGGAGTTCCACCAGAGATTCGCACAAATTAACCCGTTTTTAATCATGTCGTGATCATGAAATTGTACATATTTGGTGATAAATGATGATGGATCGACACTGAATGAATTTGGTTGCTTCCTCTGTCTCAGAGTGACTGTGAGATCTCATGCGGTAGCCAGAAATTTATTTTAAAGGCATAAGCCGGATATTTGAAGGATTGTACTCAACCCGTTGTGATAAGTGCAGGTCTGTCTCTCCTTTCGAAGCTCAACACGCCCCAGGTGAAAGCAACGGCAATTATTTGCCTGTTCCCCAAAGAAACTATCGCAAGTTACACCATGAGCTCACAGTGGCTACAACGATGCCGCGTACAAATACCAAGAACCCCACGAACATCGCCGCAAGGTTAAAACAGCAGCTACAAGGATACGAGAGGAATTGTGAAACAGTGTTGCCACGGGAATGTAACACTCACCTGTATTGTTGATTTCTGTCACATAACTGCACGTTCCTGCTCCGTTGAAGACTTTCACGTTGAGTATTTCACTGGATTCTGTCCCACGACCATTTGAGGCTGTGCAGTAATATCGAAGGTATTGGCCTCTGAGGATTTCACAACTCAGATCCAGTTGATTGCTATTCGAGATCGTTGGATCCCCACATTCGTTCTTCTCATGCCACGTGTAACGGATGGGAATGGATCCACGGGCAGACTCACAGAACACTGACACTGAGCCTCCGAGACGTGAGCCATTTGTTGGTGACAGATATCTGAGCACAGGAGCAGACACAGGTTCTGTGGGAATGAAGCAAACATTCAGACACCTGTGTGAGCAGTTAAAAACCAAACACTTGTTAAATCACAGCAGCCTTTATCTCTGCCCGAACCGTCCAGTTGATATCTCACCAGCTCATCTACGTCTCTCTCAAAGTGCGAAGCCCAGAAACCGAAGAACGTTAGAGTTATAGAGAACCGAAAGAGGCCCTTCACAAGAgctcgttcatgccgaccaatatgtcctTCTTGACCGTTTCCATATGTCCACATTTCTCCCTTATCGCTCGCAATGATCTCAATCTACACAAAtgtccaaaatgtcttttaaatgctgttattctaactgcctcaacaacttcctcttACAGCAGCTTCCATTTACATGTCCCCCAAAGTGTAGAAAAGGTTGCCGCCCagaacagaagttgggatgttatgtttcaGATGAACATATGTGGTTGAGGTCGAACTTGGGCACACTTGGGAAACAGGGACACAGTCCAGTACTGATGAGGGCAATGTCACCTACTCAGATGTTACATTTGAAAGCGACAGCCAAATTGCCCGTCAGAAACCTCCTTCTCCTCACAATCCATGAACCAGATTTATACATCTCAGTGTATCTCCATCCTCCCTGCAGCCAGAACTACCATGTCTCCCACTGTACCGATACACAGTAGCACATTTGTTTTACATCTGTTTACATTTGTCACATTACACTTTGTTTCAgtttttcagcatttgcagtttttataaTCTTCTTTTAATCTGCAACTCTCCCACTATTCTACAATACCGACATTCGAACACCTCATTAGTGCAACAGCATCAATATCAACAATATTTTAATTTCCTTGTATACAATTGTTGGTAGCGATACTATGGCACTAATGAGTTGTGTGAATGGTGATATTGTAGAATTGTGTGTAGGGACGAATGAGAAAATGGAGTAATATAGAGCTAGTGTGaccggtgaccgctggtcggtgtggattcgttgggccgaaggatccgtTCCCATGTTGTATTTGTAAACTTCAACTAAACATTCCGGTGAACTTCTTCTGCAACTTCTCGAAACCTTTCACATCTTTTTTTGATAaagtggagaccagaactgtgcaccagACTCCCATACGCGACCGAACAAATGTTTTGTGCAGATGCCACAGTGGAGACATAAAGTCACTCACTGAGAATCCTACCTTCAGATATTTGGAGATGTACTTTAAATGTTGGTTCGCCAGGTGCAGTAATTCCACAGCTGTACCATCCTGTATCTCCAGAGTGAAGATCCTCCACAACCACAGTAAATATTCCTCGTTCCGGATTATCTGTGATTGACACCCTTCCGCTCTGTTCATGTTTCCCATTTGTTTCCACTACATGTGCAATTTGGCGACTTGTCCCACGGtaccagtattttgtgtgtgaGCGGTACACTGCTGCATAGTGACAATCGATTGTGATCGTTCTTCCCACAACCCCTCTTACTTCGCTCTCTGCCCACAGTGTACCTGAAACTGAAGGGAAAATCTTTCAGAAATTGACGAGCATAGTTAGCCTTTCACAAACATGTGCGTTATAATATACATCAATGTGTACAGGGGAGTCCGCCCAATCCTTGTCTTAGGTCTGTTGAATTCCACCTAGATTGTGATGAGAGACAGATACTGTACACCGTCCCTCACCATCTGCACAGGTCGTTCCAAAGCGCTTCCCAGCCAATGACGGTGGGAATTGTGAAGAATTATGTATTGAACACGGAGCCTGTTGCAATTGGAAGGCGCTGTCTAGGGagtcttggtgagttgctgcagtgcatcgtGCAGATGGTGCAAACTGCTTGAAGATGTGGTGTCTTTCAAGCGCGATGCTGGGTCATGACAGACCAAGCACAAGTTCTCAGCGAAACTGTGGCCTCGGCTacgcttggcctcgccgatggAAACCATTCTCACTGTCTTCTGGACTTCCCCTCTGAGCGTCTGCACAACTAACGGGAGTTGCATTTCAAAATTCACTTTGACAAATGTAAGGGTAATACTTTATGGAGTGACGGCCAAGTAGATTCACTTTAATTTTGTGAGATTACTGGAGTTCCTCCAGAGATTCGCTCAGATTAACCCGTTTTGAATCCTGTCGTGATCATGAAATTGTACATACTTGGTGATAAATGATGATGGATCCAAACTGAATTAATTTGGTTGCTTCCTCTATCTCAAAGTGACTGTGAGATCTTAAGCGGCATCCAGAAAATCATTTTAAAGGCATAAGCCGGATATTTGAAGGATTGTACTCAACCCGTTGTGATAAGTGCAGGTCTTTCTCTCCTTTCGAAGCTCAACAGGACCCAGGTGAAAGCAACAGGCAATTATTTGTCTCTCCCCCAAAGAAACTCTCGCATTTTACACCATGAGCTCACGGTGGCTAAAATGACGCCGTCTGCAGATACCAAGAAAGCCTCGAACATCGCCACAAGGTGAAAAACAGTAGCTACAAGGATACGAGAGGAATTCTGAAACAGTATTCCCACGGGAAAGTAACACTCACCTGTATTGTTGATTTCTGTCACATAACTGCACGTTCCTGCTCCTTTGAAGACTTTCACGTTGAGTATTTCACTGGATTTTGTCCCACGACCATTTGAGGCTGTGCAGTAATATCGACGGTGTTGTCCTCTGAGGATTTCACAACTTAATTCCAGTTGATTGCTATTCGAGATCGTTGGATCCCCAGATTCGTTCTTCTCATGCCACGTGTAACGGATGGGAAGAGATCCACGGGCAGACtcacaggacactgtcactgagcCTCCGAGACGTGAGCCATTTGTTGGTGACAGATATCTGAGCACAGGAGCAGACACAGGTTCTGTGGGAATGCAGCAAACTTTCAGACACCTGTGTGAACAGTTAAAAACCAAACACTTGCTAAATCACAGCAACCTTTATCTCTGCCCGAACCGTCCAGTTGATATCTCACCAGCTCATCGACATCTCTCTGAGTGTGCGAAGCCCAGAAACCGAAGAACGTTAGAGTTATAGAGAaccgaaagaggcccttcagggaCACACTCCAGTACTGATGAGGACAATGTCACCTACTCAGATGTTACATTTGAAAGCGACAGCCAAATTGCCCGTCAGAAACTTCCTTCTCCTCACAATCCATGAACCAGATTTATACATCTCAGTGTATCTGCATCCTCCCAGCACCCAGAACTACCATGTCTGCCACTGTACCGATACACAGCAGCACATTTGTTTTACATCTGTTGACATTTGTTTACATTTGTCACATTACTCTTTGTTTtacattttcagcatttgcagtttttataaTCTTCTTTTAATCTGCAACTCTGCCACAATTCTACAATGCCGACAATCGAACACCTCATTAGTGCAACAGTATCAATATCAACAACTTTTTAATTTCCTTGTATAAAATTGTTGATAGTGATCCTGTGGCACTAATGATGTGTGTGAATGGCGATATTGTAGAATTGTGTGTGGGGAGCgaatgggaaagtggaataacatcgaGCTAGTGTGaccggtgaccgctggtcggtgtggattcggtgggccgaaggatccgtTCCCATGTTGTATTTGTAAACTTCAACTAAACATGCCGGTGAACTAAAGGAAAAATCTTTCAGAAATTGACGAGCAAAGTTAGCCTTTCACAAACATGTACGTTataatatacatcaatgttcacagGGGAGTCCGCCCAATCCTTGTCTTAAGTCTGTTGAATTCCACCTAGATTGCGATGAGAGACAGATACTGAACACCGTCCCTCACCATCTGCACAGGTCGTTCCAAAGCGCTTCCCAGCCAATGACGGTAGGAATTGTGCAGAATGATGTTTTGAAGATGGAGCCTATTGCAATTGGAAGGCGCAGTCTCGGGagtcttggtgagttgctgcagtgcatcgtGCAGATGGTGCAAACTGCTGCTGCTCAGCATCAGTGGGGGAGGTTGAAGATGGGGTGTCTATCAAGCGCGATGCTGGGTCATGACAGACCAAGCACAAGTTCTCAGCGAAATTGTGGCCTCGGTCacgcttggcctcgccgatgtaaaCCATTCTCACAGTCTTCTGGACTTACCCTCTGAGCGTCTGCACAACTACCGGGAGTTGCATTTCAAAATTCACTTTGACAAAAGTAAGTGTAATACTTTATGGAGTGACGGCCAAGTAGATTCACTTTAATTTTGTGAGATTACTGGAGTTCCTCAAGAGATTAGCACAGATGAACCAGTTTTTAATACTGTCGTGATCATGAAATTGTACACACTTGGTGATAAATGATGATGGATCCAAACTGAATGAATTTGTTTGCTTCCTCTGTCTCAAAGTGACTGTGAGATCTCAATCGGCAGCCAGAAAATCATTTTAAAGGCATAAGCCGGATATTTGAAGGATTGTACTCAACCCGTTGTGATAAGTGCAGGTCTTTCTCTCATTTCGAAGCTCAACACGCCCCAGGTGAAAGCAACAGGCAATTATTTGCCTGTTCCCCAAAGAAACACGCATTTTACACCATGAGCTCACGGTGGCGACAATGACGCCGTCTTCAAATACCAAGAAACCCACGAACATCACCACAAGGTGAAAACAGTAGCTGCAAGGATACGAGAGGAATTGTGAAACAGTATTCCCACGGGAAAGAAACACTCACCCGTATTGTTGATTTCTGTCACATAACTGCACGTTCCTGCTCCGTTGAAGACTTTCACGTTGAGTATTTCACTGGATTTTGTCCCACGACCATTTGAGGCTGTGCAGTAATATCGACGGTGTTGTCCTCTGAGGATTTCACAACTCAGATCCAGTTGATTGCTATTCGAGATCGTTGGATCCCCAGATTCGTTCTTCTCATGCCACGTGTAACGGATGGGAAGGGATCCACGGGCAGACTCACAGGACACTGACACTGAGCCTCCGATACGTGAGCCATTAGTTGGTGACAGATATTCGAGCACAGGAGCAGACACAGGTTCTGTGGGAATGGACCAAACATTCAGACACCTGTGTGAACAGTTAAAAACCAAACACTTGCTGAATCACAGCAGCACTTTATCTCTGCCGGAACCGTCCAGTTGATATCTCACCAGCTCATCTCCATCTCTGAGAGTGCGAAGCCGAGAAACCGAAGAACGTTAAAGTTATAGAGAACCGAAAGAGGCCCTTCACAAGAgctcattcatgccgaccaatatgtcctTCTTGACCGTTTCCATATGTCCACGTTTCTCCTTATCGCTCGCAATGATCTCAATCTACACAAAtgtccaaaatgtcttttaaatgctgttattctaactgcctcaacaacttcctttGACAGCAAGTTCCATTTACATGTCACCCaaagtgtggaaaaggttgcccctcagaacaGAAGTTCAGATGTTATGTTTGAGTTGTACATATGTTGTTGATGTCGTACTTGGGCAAATTGTGTTCAGCTTCGGCCATTCACCTGTACAAAACATGCCATTACGGTAAATGGCACCTTACTATTCCCCCCTCTTTGAATGTTTCCCATTTTCCAATATCCTCCACTTTTTTATTCCACGCATCGTGGGAAAATGAACATGCTTCTCGCGATTGATACATTTCTATAAGTTCGTCGCTCAAGCATTTGCACACCAAGGGATGAAGTGTGAGTTTGTCCAATGTTTCCCGGCGTCAAAGCCACCCAGTCCGGGCAGCGTCGTCCTAAAAcctttctgcactctgtccaccTTTTCTTGGAGCTGAGAGACTAAAGCTGAACACGATTACCAAAGTATGGACTCAACATCTGCACGTCGGAAGCATATTATGTCAAATTATGTTGTGAATGTACTCACTAATGAAGACCAGCGTACCCAGAACCTTATTCAATGCCTTGGAATTTAACGGCGAAAAATAATTACAATccctttaagatagacacaaaatgctggagtatcttagcggagcaggcagcatctctcgaaagaaggaatgggtgacgtgtcgggtcgaaaccctttttcagcCTAAGAGTCGTGGCACAGGGAGACAGaagagaaatggaagggtaagatgtgaaaacaaatGATCAAAGGTGACAATGccaaaggaaaatgtagactgGATCATCGTCAGCTgaagggaagatgacaacgaagcatacaatcagccgcccaagcgaaatatgaggtgctgttcctccaatttgcgtttggccaaaCCCTGACAGCGGAGGAGgtccaggagagaaaggtcagtttggcaatgggagggggaattaaagtgtttagcaatcgggAATTGGCCTCGGCCGAGGCAGACTGATCGGAGTTGTTCAGCgagacgatcgccgagtctgcgcttggtctcgccgatatagaggagttcacacctggaacagggcATACAGTAGATTAGGTTGAAGGAGATGCAATTGAACCTCTACCTCACAAGTAAAAACGGTTGGAGTCCTTGGGCGGagtagagggaggaggtatagggacaggtgttgcatttactgcagttgtaggggaagatacctgggaagggggtggtttggatgggaaaggacgagttgaccagggagttgcgcagggaacggtctcttcggaaagcagaaagagatggagatggaaagatgtggcgaaaatgtcggaggattatgtgctgtgtgcgacggctgatggggcgcAAGATGTGTTTATTCTGCTTACCACCGGGCAAATGTTCGGGTGGAGATGCTGCCGGGTTTGGTGGACAGTGGCTGCTGGCGGGGGAGGGCATtgacggggcagagagagagagagagcgcggggtggggagggacggactGATCCatgaggtgggggcggagagcGGAATGATCTGCTCCGGGAGAAATGATCGCAGTCTGTTGAGCTCTGGGGACTGATTCCCTGTTCATGATTCTCCGGGTATTCAGACCGCGGGCAACACTTGTTTCTCACTGATCTGTTCCTGTCGGATTATTAGTTTGAGTGGGAATGCAGTTGAGATGCAGGGTGACGTCATGCAGTTGAGAGACAGGCAAATGTGCTGAGCATCCTACTTGAAGTGGGTGGCCGCTCAGTGGGACAGAGCCCGCACTGGATGAGAGCAACATGAGTGGGGTTTCCCCACCCCGCCCGCTCCCCGCAGGTCTCTGCACAACTGCGGAGCCTCGGGATAACGGTGCTGCCCTGACCCTTCCCGGAGAAAACATGGATCAGGCATTTCATTGGAGACATCCAGTCAATCGCTGAGAAACGTACCGTCAGATACTTGAAGATGAACGCTAATTAATGGATCGAAGCCAGATGTAGTAATTCCACATCTGTACCATCCCGTATCTCCGGAGCGAAGATCCTCCATAGTCACAATAAATATTCCTCGTTTCGGGTTATCTGTGATTGACACCCTTCCTTTCCGTCCGTGTTGTCCATTAGTTTCCACTAACACGTGACACTGATTAGTCCACCCATggcaccagtattttgtgtttgagCGGTGCTCTGCTCCATAGGCACAATCGATTGTGATCGTTCTTCCCGCAACTCCTTTTACATCCTTCCCTGCCCACAGTGCATCTGAAACAGACGGAAAAAAATTCAGATTTGAGAGGCAATTAACTGTTTAATAGAAACAGATAAATCTTGAAGATTAGATGAAAGAGAACGTAAATCGTTCCATGATGTGTCATATTGTTTCACGGCCAATGTCTCCGGTCTGAAGTGCAGTCGCTGCTGTTATTGCCCCGGTTGTGTCACTGTTCTGTCCCCGTGTCAGTACAATTTGGGTTCACTTCCCACTCCAGATCCCTGAGCAGAAACTGTGCTGGCATCGCagtgcggtactgagggagcgcggcAGTGTTGCAGGAGCCGCCTTTCAACAATCCCAGGCGTTCCCCGGCCTCTCACCCGTCAGAAAGACCCCACTTTGCCATTTCATTGGCGTTAGCCGCCCGCTGCGCTGCCAACATTCATCTCTCAACAAACACTCGGCCGGACCCGTGTTTGGACATTCACCGCCGCTACTACCTTTACATAGCCCTGACTGAGGACAGAGGGCGGACGAATTAGAGTAAAGCGGGTCCCTTGCAGGAGAGCGTTACTAGCGTGGAAACGCACAccgccagattcggggacagttttttcccagctgttattagacaTCTGATTCATCCTACtataaccagagagcggtgctgaactgctctctacctctttggtgaccctcggactacccttgatcggactttgctagcttaaCTTACGCTGATCGTTATttccttttcatgtatctatgcactgtaagatgctcgattgtaatctcgtattgtctttctgatggctggttagcacgcaataaaaaaagcttttccgctgtagctcggtgcacgtgacaacaaaTTAAACTGAATTCGGAGCCAAATGTCCCGCTGCTCATCGGAGACAGGTTCTGTTCCCAATGACCCCGGCTCGCCCTGGACCTTTCAGCACGACCAGGCCGCGGGTTGGAGAGAGGATGTAGAGAGAGTTGGGGAGGGTGGATAGAGCGAGGACAGTGGTTCAGTTTCAGACCCCGGGGAATTGTTGGGTTTGCGACAGAGTTGAGCTGGACAAAAGCAGGGAATATTTGAACTGACGCAATTAGTCCACAATCCGCACTCCCACCTCAGTGGTAAACACATTTTAAAAGTGTAGAATTAACTTCCTGGTGACGATGTAACGTCTGACCTTCGATCCGTGTGTCTTCGAGTATCTGCTCCAAACTCGTTCGATATTTTATGCCTACAAACTATCGTTAGGATGCAACGAGACCACGTGTCAACAGTGGTTAAACGACGAACATAGTCCAGATATTCAAACTTGATTTCA
This region of Rhinoraja longicauda isolate Sanriku21f chromosome 24, sRhiLon1.1, whole genome shotgun sequence genomic DNA includes:
- the LOC144605232 gene encoding polymeric immunoglobulin receptor-like, with translation MWIPILLDLDAPVSDALWAGKDVKGVAGRTITIDCAYGAEHRSNTKYWCHGWTNQCHVLVETNGQHGRKGRVSITDNPKRGIFIVTMEDLRSGDTGWYRCGITTSGFDPLISVHLQVSDEPVSAPVLEYLSPTNGSRIGGSVSVSCESARGSLPIRYTWHEKNESGDPTISNSNQLDLSCEILRGQHRRYYCTASNGRGTKSSEILNVKVFNGAGTCSYVTEINNTVSGTLWAESEVRGVVGRTITIDCHYAAVYRSHTKYWYRGTSRQIAHVVETNGKHEQSGRVSITDNPERGIFTVVVEDLHSGDTGWYSCGITAPGEPTFKVHLQISEEPVSAPVLRYLSPTNGSRLGGSVSVFCESARGSIPIRYTWHEKNECGDPTISNSNQLDLSCEILRGQYLRYYCTASNGRGTESSEILNVKVFNGAGTCSYVTEINNTVSGALWAESEVRGVVGRAITIDCHYAAVYRSHTKYWYRGTSRQSAHVVETNGKHEQSGRVSITDNPARGIFTVAVEDLHSGDTGWYSCGITAPGEPTFKVHLQISEEGVHCSIHNGRSITNLIPWCEMSTVAKPNYVPWKVGRWLLFLLLVICSISIALFTRGSQRRDESEPGRSAHGLQ